Proteins co-encoded in one Coriobacterium glomerans PW2 genomic window:
- a CDS encoding FHA domain-containing protein has translation MIDIVLYAGRIALVVLLYIFLFAVMKTGVGLVRGQRRDSAIWTIDVDKGPRGIRGIHVDMLGPVIVGRSPSSDICVNEPFVSASHARFSLQGPSLIIEDLNSLNGTLVNGKELSDPTTLREGDEVQIGDVVMKVNRR, from the coding sequence ATGATTGATATCGTCTTGTATGCGGGAAGGATCGCGCTGGTCGTTCTGCTCTACATTTTCCTGTTCGCGGTCATGAAGACCGGAGTGGGGCTTGTGCGCGGACAGCGGCGCGACTCGGCTATCTGGACCATCGATGTCGACAAGGGACCGCGCGGCATCCGGGGCATTCACGTGGACATGCTCGGTCCGGTCATCGTCGGTCGCTCTCCCTCGTCGGACATCTGCGTGAACGAGCCGTTCGTCTCGGCATCGCACGCGCGCTTCTCGCTGCAGGGGCCCTCGCTCATCATCGAGGATCTGAACTCGCTTAACGGCACGCTCGTGAACGGCAAAGAGCTCTCCGATCCCACCACGCTCCGAGAGGGCGATGAGGTGCAGATCGGCGATGTCGTCATGAAAGTGAATCGCCGATGA
- a CDS encoding Stp1/IreP family PP2C-type Ser/Thr phosphatase, which produces MTEEKRIDSTEEGSCASPEQTTQGLADAFEKDFTEQPDPASGDDASCETASETTEEPDRKDEISQPKDTRERAAQQSSPEDTAEIDSSAIETRIGAPDSTMDFEPISLERVETDSTYDAGTTTALMWGARSDVGSVRTHNEDSYLVQSPLFCVCDGMGGHAAGEVASSIAVKTISKTAPPSANPALLGSSVEAANAAIIEAAANGLGKPGMGCTATAAYIEGTTVAIAHVGDSRAYLLHAGTLIRITRDHSYVEELIDAGQITADEARVHPNRSVITRALGSDPAMYADHFQLNIEMGDRLILCSDGLSSMIPDEEIERISIQSDTAQICTDNLVDAALAHGGSDNVTVLVIDVVDDGRLRKILRRRRRNLIIAACSLLLTIAAAVGIAFFLVTNSTYLGSNSGKVAIYSGVPSSFMGLKFSWLQDTTSIKLEDLPEDTRARLQGGIPQKSYDEAMDTISKYRKQIDEEQTRQANDAAAIRKNKNEPEPSADSPATPPSDDATAESQGDPAQGDTLDQDESGLAGTLAPTNGGDAQ; this is translated from the coding sequence ATGACGGAAGAAAAGCGCATCGATTCGACAGAGGAGGGGTCCTGTGCGTCGCCGGAGCAGACGACGCAGGGTCTCGCAGACGCCTTCGAGAAGGATTTCACCGAGCAGCCCGATCCGGCCTCAGGCGATGACGCATCGTGCGAGACGGCATCCGAGACGACTGAGGAGCCGGATCGGAAAGACGAGATCTCGCAACCGAAGGACACCAGAGAGCGCGCAGCCCAGCAGAGCTCCCCGGAGGACACGGCTGAGATCGATTCGTCGGCTATCGAGACGAGGATCGGTGCTCCCGACTCGACCATGGACTTCGAGCCGATTTCACTCGAGCGGGTGGAGACCGATTCGACCTATGATGCGGGCACGACCACGGCGCTGATGTGGGGCGCGCGCTCAGATGTCGGTAGCGTGCGCACGCACAACGAGGACTCCTATCTCGTTCAGTCCCCTCTGTTCTGCGTCTGCGACGGAATGGGGGGACACGCCGCCGGCGAGGTCGCCTCCTCGATCGCTGTGAAAACGATATCGAAGACTGCGCCGCCCTCGGCCAATCCGGCGCTGCTGGGCAGTTCGGTGGAGGCGGCGAACGCCGCGATCATCGAGGCGGCGGCCAACGGCCTGGGCAAGCCCGGCATGGGCTGCACGGCGACCGCCGCCTACATCGAGGGCACGACCGTGGCGATCGCCCATGTCGGCGACTCTCGCGCCTATCTCTTGCATGCGGGAACGCTCATCCGGATCACGCGCGATCACTCCTACGTAGAGGAGTTGATCGACGCTGGCCAGATCACAGCCGACGAGGCCCGCGTCCATCCCAATCGATCGGTCATCACGCGTGCACTCGGCTCGGATCCGGCGATGTATGCCGACCACTTTCAGCTGAACATCGAGATGGGGGATCGTCTCATCCTGTGCTCTGATGGGCTGTCGAGCATGATTCCGGACGAGGAGATCGAGAGGATCTCCATCCAGTCCGATACGGCTCAGATCTGCACGGACAACCTTGTCGACGCGGCGCTCGCGCACGGAGGATCAGACAACGTGACCGTACTGGTCATCGATGTCGTAGACGATGGACGGCTCCGCAAGATCCTGCGTCGGCGGCGACGCAACCTGATCATCGCGGCATGCTCGCTTCTTCTCACGATCGCGGCAGCCGTCGGCATCGCGTTTTTTCTCGTCACGAACTCGACCTACCTCGGTTCCAATAGCGGCAAGGTCGCCATCTACTCGGGGGTGCCCTCCTCGTTCATGGGTCTCAAGTTCAGCTGGCTTCAGGACACCACGTCGATCAAGCTCGAAGATCTCCCCGAGGACACGCGAGCTCGCCTCCAAGGCGGAATCCCGCAGAAAAGCTACGATGAAGCGATGGACACCATCTCAAAATACCGCAAGCAGATCGACGAGGAGCAGACCCGTCAGGCGAACGACGCCGCGGCGATTCGCAAGAACAAGAACGAGCCGGAGCCGTCGGCGGATTCTCCTGCTACCCCCCCATCCGATGATGCCACCGCGGAATCGCAGGGCGATCCCGCGCAAGGCGATACGCTCGATCAGGATGAAAGCGGACTCGCCGGCACGCTCGCTCCCACGAACGGAGGCGATGCGCAATGA
- a CDS encoding FhaA domain-containing protein has protein sequence MNFLNIFEDHVASIFGASRAPFSFKKLAKRAAREMEQQTLSLDGVNTAPALYTILVASADDPLLSPYYIELAREVSDFVKAQIEKKRFALIGEPLVRFMVDPSLKEGKFTVFAENVDAPTLGRLYEEERAYQSGLSAGGGEEMRPVRDTPADPREPRSLRGSVPLVSSRVPSPIEPAAGVAGAAVADPFAPTAPDPAVVPVRRTVPRDELLGLGGAAATGAESVAVNMVGSRAPQAPAQPLAHLVDVVTGDIFNITEAQCIIGRERSMTDITLRDPNVSRRHARLTFTGADWSIEDLNSTNGTHVNNRPVSRSPLRSGDLLTFGLNTFEFRG, from the coding sequence GTGAACTTCCTGAATATCTTCGAGGATCACGTGGCGAGCATATTCGGCGCTTCCCGGGCGCCCTTTTCATTCAAGAAGCTCGCCAAGCGGGCGGCCCGCGAGATGGAACAGCAGACATTATCACTGGATGGGGTCAACACAGCGCCCGCTCTGTACACGATTCTCGTCGCAAGTGCAGACGATCCCCTGCTGTCGCCCTACTATATCGAACTGGCGCGCGAGGTCAGCGACTTCGTGAAAGCGCAGATCGAGAAGAAGCGCTTCGCGCTCATCGGAGAGCCTCTCGTTCGTTTCATGGTCGATCCGTCGCTCAAGGAGGGCAAGTTCACCGTCTTCGCGGAAAACGTCGATGCGCCGACGTTGGGCCGGCTCTATGAGGAGGAGCGCGCCTATCAGAGCGGCTTGTCCGCGGGCGGCGGCGAGGAGATGCGGCCGGTTCGCGATACGCCTGCCGATCCCCGCGAACCTCGATCTCTGCGGGGATCCGTTCCTCTGGTGAGCTCGCGCGTCCCCTCGCCGATCGAGCCCGCCGCAGGCGTTGCAGGTGCAGCGGTCGCCGACCCGTTCGCACCGACCGCGCCGGACCCTGCCGTCGTGCCCGTCCGCAGGACCGTTCCGCGAGACGAGCTTCTCGGTCTTGGCGGGGCCGCTGCGACAGGCGCCGAAAGCGTCGCCGTCAACATGGTCGGCTCGCGTGCCCCGCAGGCCCCCGCTCAGCCGCTTGCTCACCTCGTCGATGTCGTCACCGGCGACATCTTCAACATCACCGAAGCCCAGTGCATCATCGGCCGCGAGCGCTCCATGACCGACATCACGCTGCGCGACCCGAACGTGTCGCGTCGCCACGCGCGTCTGACCTTCACCGGCGCCGATTGGTCGATCGAGGACCTGAACTCGACAAACGGAACGCACGTCAACAATCGTCCGGTCAGCAGGTCGCCGTTGCGTAGCGGCGATTTGCTGACATTCGGACTCAACACGTTTGAATTTAGGGGCTGA
- a CDS encoding serine/threonine-protein kinase, producing MPNLSQHTTGATVTGPAAASTRASSLLRRYRPIATRAAGGFGMVEICLDARLQRRVAIKRMPLAPPGSNEPMETIATALAEARTASLLPHPNIVTVFDFSYDETYAYLVMEYINGLSLEELLQGIEGNSLTFDETAYVADALTQALSYAHENGALHLDIKPANVLIDREGHVKLTDFGMATLTSAAGFGSARGGTVDYMSPEQLRGERVDERSDVFSLACVLYEALCSTSPFRAETTEESLKRMEQDIVAPHVLLPDISSYSEDALLRALRVNPEDRLGSVNEFGSLFLYGLGEVRPGGKSLSSIVVRLASDEEQESDGEDASSTKTQGAEQERRLDPAEGTLGSRLDKARDIVVGAIAAISVAVVFFRILQIMGAIQGVGGYLLCGIESAAIGAIAGLAPPIGAVLLATGFLMTILDHTAIFSVLPVAVVALALVGGWWYACGRVWTAASAVFVSLSALALICGDATLGAGLAIVVAAYFLPPIAAAGTCALGIAFSRLMLAVSFGGGALDAFAAARALSAPMLWISIAALSAAAALTSLVLESLWERARENRGTGLLAPACLVPGIMVVLLPALANPMEIASLGLLGFLLRICVATLSSILVWLCVRVLGYRKS from the coding sequence ATGCCGAACCTCTCGCAACATACCACCGGTGCCACCGTGACCGGACCTGCTGCAGCAAGCACCAGAGCCTCCTCGCTGCTCAGGCGCTACCGTCCGATCGCGACGCGTGCCGCAGGGGGGTTCGGCATGGTCGAGATCTGTCTCGACGCGCGGCTTCAGCGTCGCGTCGCCATAAAGCGCATGCCCCTGGCCCCGCCGGGCAGCAACGAGCCCATGGAGACGATCGCCACCGCACTCGCCGAAGCCCGCACGGCGAGCCTGCTGCCTCATCCCAACATCGTCACGGTCTTTGACTTCTCCTACGATGAGACCTATGCCTACTTGGTCATGGAATACATCAACGGCCTGTCGCTCGAGGAACTCCTCCAGGGCATCGAGGGAAACTCGCTGACGTTCGATGAGACGGCATACGTCGCGGACGCCCTCACGCAAGCGCTCTCCTATGCGCATGAGAACGGTGCGCTGCATCTCGATATCAAACCCGCCAACGTGCTCATCGATCGCGAGGGCCATGTGAAGCTGACGGACTTCGGCATGGCGACGCTCACCAGCGCGGCGGGGTTCGGATCGGCGCGAGGCGGCACGGTCGACTACATGTCGCCAGAACAGCTCAGGGGCGAGCGGGTCGACGAGAGAAGCGATGTGTTCTCACTTGCCTGCGTGCTCTATGAGGCACTCTGCTCGACCAGTCCTTTTCGCGCAGAAACCACCGAGGAGTCCCTCAAGCGAATGGAGCAGGATATCGTCGCGCCTCATGTTCTGCTCCCCGACATATCGTCCTATTCGGAGGATGCGCTGTTGCGGGCTCTGCGCGTGAATCCGGAAGACCGCCTAGGCAGCGTCAACGAGTTCGGCTCGTTGTTCCTCTACGGTCTGGGCGAGGTGCGCCCCGGAGGGAAGAGCCTGTCGAGCATCGTTGTGCGCCTCGCATCTGACGAGGAGCAGGAATCCGACGGAGAGGACGCCTCATCGACGAAGACGCAAGGCGCGGAGCAGGAGCGCCGCCTCGATCCTGCGGAGGGCACCTTGGGCAGCAGGCTTGACAAAGCCCGCGACATCGTCGTCGGCGCCATCGCAGCAATCTCGGTCGCGGTCGTCTTCTTCCGGATACTGCAGATCATGGGTGCCATCCAAGGCGTCGGCGGCTATCTGCTGTGCGGCATCGAGTCGGCTGCCATCGGCGCGATCGCGGGCCTGGCACCGCCGATCGGAGCCGTGCTTCTCGCCACGGGCTTCCTGATGACGATACTCGATCACACGGCGATCTTCTCGGTGCTCCCCGTAGCGGTTGTCGCGCTTGCGCTCGTGGGTGGCTGGTGGTATGCATGCGGTCGGGTATGGACGGCTGCGTCCGCGGTATTCGTGTCGCTCAGTGCTCTTGCGCTCATCTGCGGCGATGCCACGCTGGGAGCAGGTCTGGCGATTGTGGTGGCTGCCTACTTCCTCCCGCCGATCGCAGCGGCGGGCACCTGCGCGCTCGGCATCGCCTTCTCCCGTCTGATGCTTGCGGTCTCCTTCGGCGGCGGCGCGCTGGACGCGTTCGCGGCGGCGCGAGCGTTGAGTGCGCCCATGCTCTGGATCTCGATCGCGGCGCTCTCCGCGGCGGCTGCGCTTACGAGCCTTGTGCTTGAATCGCTTTGGGAGCGCGCGCGAGAGAATCGGGGCACGGGCCTTCTCGCGCCAGCGTGCCTCGTTCCCGGAATTATGGTCGTTTTGCTTCCCGCTCTTGCTAACCCTATGGAAATTGCCAGCCTGGGACTGCTGGGCTTCCTCCTGCGGATATGCGTGGCGACTCTATCCTCTATACTTGTTTGGTTATGTGTACGAGTACTTGGATATCGCAAAAGCTAA